AGAGAAAAGTAAACGCTTAGATAGACTACGAAAAGAAATAAAATTCCAAGAGTAAACTTCACGAATTTACTTTTTAGAAGAAGCTAATGTCTCGCAGATCGTCTGAGAACCTTTTTGCATCTCGCAATTTTTTATTCCATCAGGAAGGTAAGTAGTTCTGGAAATAAAGCCGCCATTCTCGTCAAAAACTTCGATCGCTTCCGTTTTATGAGTAGGATAGTAATAGAACCAAGTTCGAATTTTTCTTCCATTCTTATAATAGCCGGTGTATTCCAATTCTCCGTCGGGATAAAATTTTTGCCAAAGGTTGTTTCGATAACCGTCCGAATAACTTCCCTTTAACTCCACCTGACCGTTTACATAAAATCTTTCGTAGGAACCTTCTTCGTTTCCTTCGTCTCCACTCATCAACACTTCGGATTTTCTATTTCCTTTTCCGAAGTTCTGTCGAATGTAAAGATTTCCGCTGTCAAAATTCCAAATCCATTCCCCACGACGAACCGCATTCTCAAATCGGCCGGTGGACAACAAACGATCGTCGTATTTAGAATAGAATTTACAGATACCGTTGTCTAAACCCAACTCATTGATTTCACAGTCTTGATAAATCTTTCCGTTGTCGTAATAGATTCTTCTTCTTCCGGGTTCTGTGAAAACGTAGGCGTTGAATTGTTTTTCAAACTTTGCGCCCGCGGGAATGTTTGCCGGAATCGGTTCTTTGGCGCAGTTTTCCAAAGCAAAAAATAAAGAGCAAAATACGAACGTCTTCAAAACAAAAGAAGACATTTTGTTTAAAAAGGATTTAGATTTAAAGTTCATTCAATTTATATTATATAAGAAGACGTTTGAAAAACTCAATCGATCGTAAACTTCTTGTTTACGAGGAGTTCTCCGTCTTCGTCTCGAATTTCCACTTCGTAGGATCCTTGTTGATCGAAAAAAGTATCGTCGTAGTAAGTTTGGAACTTCTCGAAACTCTTCCGAAAGTCTTTTTCCTGAACTGAAAATTCTTCCTTTCCGCCGTCAGTTTTGTAGATCGAAAGACGAACTCTTTTGGGAGTGGACCAACCCTTCTTATAATAGATAAAGAAGTCCTGCCCATGAGAGAAATGATATTCTTTTTGAGAGCTCATTCCCGAAACCTTCTCAGGAGTCATCTTATCGATGTCCATATAGATCTCGTGTTTCGCGGGCCAAAAAAACCAAATCGCGAGCGCGAGTAGAATCACTCCGGCAATCTTTAAAAAACGTGAGGATCCTTCTCTTTCAGGGGATTCCGGTCTTGTATAATCTTCCAATCTCATGACACTGCTTATCCTGTGGAGGTGGTTCTTTTTGGGCAAATGTTTTTCCTCTCTTGCCTCGGAAGAGGATGAATTCTGAATCGATGAATTTTCGGTTTTCTCCGGTTCCCGTTTGAAAACGTTCTCTTCCAAACGAACCTCGGAAGGTTGTGTAACAACGTCTTGGGAAGAATCCGTCGAATTCGATTCCTGGGGAGCCGTCGCGGTATTATCCTGAGATTCGCCTTCGGGAGAATTGTCTCCTCCCAAGGTTTTACGAACGTGAGCCCCGGCTGCTTGTTTTAGGAGATCCTTTTTAGCCAAGAGCCAAAACCTCTTCTACTAAACCTTGATAACACTTGGAAGCCTTTCCTTTTGGCTGGTATTCAAAAAGAGTTTGTTTTAACATATGAGCTTCTTCCACGCTTACGGACGGAGGAATTCTTGAGGAAAATAATTTCAAATAAGGTTCGATCATCGGTTCTAAGGTTTGAGAAAGAGTCGTCCTTGGATTGAACATCGTTAGAACCGCTCCTAAAACTTTCAGTGAAGGATTAAAACGTTTCACCGTATTCTTATGAGCTTCTAAGATCGCTTCGATTCCGTCCAAGGAAAATTTGGAAACCTGAAGGGGAACCAATAACCCGGTCGATGCGACAAACGCATTCAATGTGATCATGGAAAGACTCGGAGGACAATCAATGATGACATAATCAAAATCATCTTTGATTGTTTCCAAAGAATCTCGAAGTTGAAAAAATCCGTCGATCTTTCCGGAAA
This is a stretch of genomic DNA from Leptospira tipperaryensis. It encodes these proteins:
- a CDS encoding ParA family protein — translated: MKQILCIANQKGGVGKTTTAVHLAFGLALKGERVLLLDLDAQGNATSVFPEEKSVPSSSEDGREKSLYRIFRDGGNPTDVLISTRMETLKLGPSHPSLAEVDVMLSGKIDGFFQLRDSLETIKDDFDYVIIDCPPSLSMITLNAFVASTGLLVPLQVSKFSLDGIEAILEAHKNTVKRFNPSLKVLGAVLTMFNPRTTLSQTLEPMIEPYLKLFSSRIPPSVSVEEAHMLKQTLFEYQPKGKASKCYQGLVEEVLALG
- a CDS encoding toxin-antitoxin system YwqK family antitoxin, which codes for MNFKSKSFLNKMSSFVLKTFVFCSLFFALENCAKEPIPANIPAGAKFEKQFNAYVFTEPGRRRIYYDNGKIYQDCEINELGLDNGICKFYSKYDDRLLSTGRFENAVRRGEWIWNFDSGNLYIRQNFGKGNRKSEVLMSGDEGNEEGSYERFYVNGQVELKGSYSDGYRNNLWQKFYPDGELEYTGYYKNGRKIRTWFYYYPTHKTEAIEVFDENGGFISRTTYLPDGIKNCEMQKGSQTICETLASSKK